A genomic segment from Pelomicrobium methylotrophicum encodes:
- a CDS encoding RNA polymerase sigma factor FliA, translating into MYSATGWGDREYWIEQYMPLVKRIAHHMMARLPASVQVEDLVQAGMIGLLDAINRFQEGQGAQFETYAAQRIRGAILDELREADWLPRSVRRNLRRIEAAVANLEQRLRRPPTEQELAQALGVSLAEYQDMLTEARGAQLVYYDDFDDDGNGHFLDRHVADAGASVLDRILDEDFRKRLAAAIDALPEREKLVMAMYYEQEMNLKEIGAVLGVTESRVCQLHTQAIARLRSRLRDE; encoded by the coding sequence ATGTACAGCGCCACCGGATGGGGCGACCGGGAGTACTGGATCGAACAGTACATGCCGCTGGTGAAGCGCATCGCCCACCACATGATGGCGCGATTGCCCGCCAGCGTGCAGGTGGAGGACCTGGTGCAAGCCGGCATGATCGGGCTGCTGGACGCCATCAACCGCTTCCAGGAGGGCCAGGGTGCCCAGTTCGAGACCTACGCTGCTCAACGCATTCGCGGTGCCATCCTGGACGAGCTGAGGGAAGCGGATTGGCTGCCCCGCAGCGTGCGCCGGAACCTAAGGCGTATCGAAGCCGCCGTGGCGAACCTGGAGCAGCGCCTGCGTCGCCCGCCGACCGAGCAGGAACTGGCGCAAGCGCTGGGCGTCTCCCTCGCCGAGTATCAGGACATGCTCACCGAGGCGCGCGGCGCCCAACTCGTGTACTACGACGACTTTGACGATGACGGGAACGGTCACTTCCTGGATCGCCACGTGGCCGATGCGGGTGCCTCGGTGCTCGATCGCATCCTCGACGAGGACTTCCGAAAACGTCTGGCGGCCGCCATCGACGCGCTGCCGGAGCGGGAGAAGCTGGTCATGGCCATGTACTACGAGCAGGAGATGAACCTCAAGGAAATCGGTGCGGTGCTGGGTGTCACCGAGTCCAGGGTATGCCAATTGCATACCCAGGCCATCGCCCGCTTGCGCAGCCGCCTCCGGGACGAATGA
- the flgN gene encoding flagellar protein FlgN gives MEPDFTAERETLAVLAELLIREREALVKGDLDALEPLGAQKAALVERLERLLLKGHLRDVLAPVSPADRPARQARLAAWLAKQSSTVQAAWRALLQEAARLQDLNRLNAYLVEQRLALCRQALAVLTPAGDASVYGDDGLWSTASATRERARI, from the coding sequence ATGGAGCCGGATTTCACCGCCGAACGCGAAACCCTCGCTGTCCTTGCCGAACTGCTCATCCGGGAACGGGAGGCGCTGGTGAAGGGCGATCTGGACGCGCTGGAGCCCCTCGGCGCCCAGAAAGCAGCCCTGGTCGAACGCCTCGAGCGCCTCCTCCTCAAGGGCCACCTGCGGGATGTGCTCGCCCCCGTCAGCCCGGCTGACCGTCCCGCGCGCCAGGCGCGCCTTGCCGCCTGGCTGGCCAAGCAATCGTCCACCGTCCAAGCGGCGTGGCGCGCCCTCCTCCAGGAGGCCGCCCGCCTGCAGGATCTCAACCGCCTGAACGCGTACCTGGTGGAACAGCGCCTGGCCCTCTGTCGTCAAGCCCTGGCCGTGCTGACCCCTGCCGGGGATGCCAGCGTCTACGGCGACGACGGTCTTTGGTCGACGGCAAGCGCCACCCGCGAGCGGGCCCGCATTTAA
- the flgF gene encoding flagellar basal-body rod protein FlgF, translating into MDRMIYLAMSGAKQILAQQEVVAHNLANASTTGFRAQLSALRAVPVQGPGAATRTYVVETTPGASFAPGPVEQTGRELDVAVLGSGWIAVQSPDGAEAYTRDGRLQVNANGVLTTGGGHPVMGDGGPITVPPDAKLTIAPDGTVSGLQPGQNASNVVPLGRIKLVNPPEADIVRGDDGLFRLKNGGAAPADAAVRLAPGALEGSNVNVVEAMVTMIGLARQFDLQMRLLSNAEANAREAARLLSPAR; encoded by the coding sequence ATGGACCGCATGATCTATCTCGCCATGAGCGGCGCCAAGCAGATCCTGGCGCAGCAGGAGGTGGTGGCGCACAACCTGGCGAACGCCAGCACGACAGGCTTTCGCGCCCAGCTGTCGGCGCTACGTGCCGTTCCGGTGCAGGGGCCCGGTGCCGCTACCCGCACCTACGTCGTGGAGACGACGCCAGGCGCGAGTTTTGCGCCCGGGCCTGTGGAGCAGACGGGACGCGAGCTGGACGTGGCGGTTCTGGGATCAGGCTGGATCGCTGTGCAGTCCCCGGACGGAGCCGAGGCCTATACCCGTGACGGACGCCTGCAGGTGAACGCGAACGGCGTGCTTACCACCGGCGGCGGTCATCCGGTGATGGGCGACGGCGGGCCCATCACCGTGCCACCGGACGCAAAGCTCACCATCGCGCCCGACGGCACCGTCTCCGGCCTGCAGCCGGGTCAGAACGCCTCCAACGTGGTGCCCCTGGGGCGCATCAAGTTGGTGAATCCGCCCGAGGCCGACATCGTGCGCGGCGACGACGGGCTATTCCGGCTCAAAAATGGGGGCGCTGCACCGGCAGACGCCGCCGTGCGCCTGGCGCCGGGAGCGCTGGAGGGCAGCAACGTCAACGTGGTGGAGGCGATGGTCACCATGATCGGGCTCGCGCGCCAGTTCGATCTCCAGATGCGCCTGCTCAGCAACGCCGAGGCCAACGCTCGCGAAGCGGCCCGGCTCCTGTCGCCGGCGCGCTGA
- the motD gene encoding flagellar motor protein MotD — protein MPRRRRHEDHENHERWMVSYADFITLLFAFFVVMYAISSVNEGKYRVLSESLLSAFRNVVHSSDLVYVDPRPAGRIVVAPAMPRPATPAEDAERRREAERMRVIARDILKALEPLVQERQVRVTETRLGIAVEINAAVLFAPGRARLEANSERVLRAVAAVLRDDDHLVRVEGHTDDVPIATREFPSNWELSTARAASVVRVFMDEGVEGRRLSAVGYSSYRPVASNDTPEGRSRNRRVTVMILARDADEVRDLPVENGREDASAEEAVRRPRPPASVPPVGG, from the coding sequence ATGCCCCGCCGCCGCCGACACGAGGATCACGAAAACCACGAGCGCTGGATGGTGTCCTATGCCGACTTCATCACGCTGCTGTTCGCCTTTTTCGTGGTCATGTACGCCATCTCGTCGGTGAACGAGGGCAAGTACCGGGTGTTGTCCGAATCGCTTCTGTCCGCGTTCCGCAACGTGGTGCATTCGAGCGACCTGGTATATGTCGATCCCCGGCCGGCGGGGAGGATCGTCGTGGCCCCGGCGATGCCAAGGCCCGCGACCCCGGCCGAGGATGCCGAACGCCGGCGCGAGGCGGAGCGCATGCGGGTCATCGCCCGGGACATCCTCAAGGCGCTGGAGCCGCTGGTGCAGGAGCGTCAGGTACGGGTCACCGAGACGCGCCTCGGCATCGCGGTGGAAATCAACGCGGCGGTGCTCTTCGCCCCGGGCCGGGCGCGGTTGGAAGCCAACTCGGAACGGGTGCTGCGGGCGGTGGCGGCGGTGCTCAGGGACGACGATCACTTGGTACGTGTGGAAGGCCATACCGACGATGTTCCGATCGCGACCCGGGAGTTTCCCTCCAACTGGGAGCTGTCCACCGCCCGCGCCGCCAGCGTGGTGCGGGTGTTCATGGACGAGGGCGTGGAGGGCCGGCGGCTGTCTGCCGTGGGCTACTCGTCGTATCGTCCGGTCGCCAGCAACGACACGCCCGAAGGCCGGTCGCGCAACCGGCGCGTGACGGTGATGATCCTCGCCCGCGACGCAGACGAAGTACGCGACTTGCCCGTCGAAAATGGCCGGGAAGACGCCTCAGCCGAGGAGGCCGTTCGCCGGCCAAGGCCGCCGGCGTCGGTTCCACCTGTCGGAGGCTGA
- a CDS encoding CheR family methyltransferase, translating to MREFVFHDRDFERIRDMIYRRAGIALSPAKKDMVYSRLARRLRARGLSAFSDYLALLEQGDAQEWEAFINALTTNLTAFFREPHHFEILARHVAAHPHCRPVRLWCAACSTGEEAYSLAITMMEVFASYTPPVSILATDVDTHALAKGRAGVYAQEQVAKLSAERVRRFFVKGPATQPGSMQVRDELKALIRFVPLNLLDRVWSVRGPFDAIFCRNVMIYFDKDTQYRILQKFAPMLAPHGLLFAGHAENLTHAADLFQPCGRTVYAPVTPGRRPGRAQPAIDGPLGRRFSA from the coding sequence GTGCGTGAGTTCGTTTTCCACGACCGGGATTTCGAGCGCATCCGGGACATGATCTACCGTCGGGCGGGCATCGCTTTATCCCCGGCAAAGAAAGATATGGTCTACAGCCGGCTTGCGCGGCGACTGCGGGCTCGGGGGCTGTCCGCCTTCAGCGATTATCTCGCCCTCCTTGAGCAGGGGGACGCCCAGGAATGGGAGGCGTTCATCAACGCCCTCACGACCAATCTCACCGCTTTTTTCCGCGAGCCCCATCACTTTGAGATCCTGGCCCGGCACGTGGCTGCCCATCCCCACTGTCGGCCAGTGCGCCTCTGGTGCGCGGCGTGCTCCACCGGCGAGGAAGCCTATTCGCTGGCCATCACGATGATGGAGGTTTTTGCGAGTTACACGCCGCCAGTGTCAATTCTCGCGACAGACGTGGACACCCACGCGCTGGCGAAAGGCCGGGCCGGCGTTTATGCCCAGGAACAAGTGGCCAAGCTCTCCGCCGAACGGGTGCGACGCTTTTTTGTGAAAGGTCCTGCGACCCAGCCGGGCTCCATGCAGGTGCGCGACGAGTTGAAGGCCTTGATCCGCTTCGTTCCCCTCAACCTGCTCGATCGGGTGTGGAGCGTGCGCGGGCCTTTCGATGCCATTTTCTGCCGCAATGTCATGATTTACTTCGACAAGGACACCCAGTACCGGATTTTGCAGAAGTTCGCGCCCATGCTGGCGCCCCATGGCTTGCTTTTCGCCGGCCATGCAGAGAACCTGACGCATGCGGCGGACCTGTTTCAGCCTTGCGGGCGCACCGTTTACGCGCCCGTGACGCCAGGACGTCGCCCGGGGCGCGCGCAGCCAGCGATTGACGGGCCGCTCGGGCGGCGCTTTTCCGCGTGA
- the flgM gene encoding flagellar biosynthesis anti-sigma factor FlgM has protein sequence MKIDNSVKQLPGIAPVGEGQARQTTAASGTAAPARESDSVELSPLSAQLKDIEQRLASAEVVDAAKIAEVKAAIAEGRFKINPEVIAEKLIDAARELLSGRRI, from the coding sequence ATGAAGATCGACAATTCGGTGAAGCAGTTGCCGGGAATCGCGCCGGTCGGCGAGGGACAAGCCCGGCAAACCACGGCTGCCTCCGGGACGGCGGCGCCGGCGCGAGAATCGGACAGCGTCGAGCTCTCCCCCCTCTCCGCCCAGCTCAAGGACATCGAGCAGCGGCTCGCCAGCGCCGAAGTCGTAGACGCCGCCAAGATCGCCGAGGTCAAGGCAGCTATCGCCGAAGGGCGGTTCAAGATCAATCCGGAGGTGATCGCCGAAAAGTTGATCGATGCCGCCCGGGAACTGCTGTCCGGCCGCCGTATCTGA
- a CDS encoding flagellar hook assembly protein FlgD: protein MNAIESATAVTTTAATPKLAIREQEDRFLRLLVTQLRNQDPLNPLDNAQLTSQLAQISTVQGLERLNATLNALLSNANASQQLAAASLVGRGVLVPGNGLTLASGNALFGVELPEPADKLTVTIRDASGLVVHQAELGPRGAGVHGLRWDGVTDAGVTAAEGRYTFEVKAVRGGESVPANSLEFGRVDAIARSADKVTLVLGGGRSAALSDVKQVF, encoded by the coding sequence GTGAACGCCATCGAATCCGCGACGGCCGTTACCACGACCGCTGCCACGCCCAAGCTGGCGATCAGGGAGCAGGAAGATCGGTTCCTGCGACTGCTGGTGACCCAGCTCAGGAATCAGGACCCTCTCAATCCATTGGACAACGCACAGCTCACCAGCCAACTGGCCCAGATCAGCACGGTGCAGGGGCTGGAGCGATTGAACGCCACCCTCAATGCCCTGCTCAGTAACGCCAATGCCAGCCAGCAACTGGCGGCCGCAAGCCTGGTGGGGCGGGGCGTGCTGGTGCCGGGCAACGGCCTCACATTGGCCAGCGGCAATGCCCTGTTCGGTGTCGAGCTTCCGGAGCCGGCGGACAAGCTGACGGTGACCATCCGCGACGCCTCGGGGCTCGTCGTCCATCAGGCCGAACTCGGTCCCCGCGGCGCAGGCGTCCATGGCCTGCGCTGGGACGGCGTCACCGACGCCGGTGTGACTGCCGCTGAGGGGCGTTATACCTTCGAGGTGAAGGCGGTGCGGGGCGGCGAGAGCGTGCCCGCGAATAGCCTGGAGTTCGGGCGGGTGGATGCCATTGCCCGCTCTGCCGACAAGGTGACGCTGGTGTTGGGCGGCGGCCGCAGCGCCGCGCTCAGCGACGTGAAGCAGGTGTTCTAG
- the flgC gene encoding flagellar basal body rod protein FlgC, producing the protein MSLSKIFGIAASSMAAQSLRLNVIASNLANTDSVTSANGAPYRAKQVVFSAIPVDHGASAVRVTGVVEDPSPMRRVHDPQHPLADADGYVTYPNVDVVEEMVNMISASRSYQNSADVMATARYLMLKTLSIGE; encoded by the coding sequence ATGTCCTTGAGCAAGATCTTCGGCATCGCGGCCTCCAGCATGGCGGCCCAATCCCTGCGGCTCAACGTGATCGCCAGCAATCTGGCGAACACCGACAGTGTGACGAGCGCCAACGGCGCGCCGTACCGGGCGAAACAGGTGGTATTCAGCGCTATTCCCGTCGACCACGGCGCTTCCGCAGTGCGGGTGACGGGCGTGGTGGAGGACCCATCGCCCATGCGCAGGGTTCACGATCCCCAGCATCCGCTCGCCGACGCCGACGGCTACGTCACCTATCCTAACGTGGATGTGGTGGAAGAGATGGTCAACATGATCTCAGCCTCCCGGTCGTATCAGAACAGCGCTGACGTCATGGCCACCGCCCGCTACCTCATGTTGAAGACTTTGAGCATCGGCGAATGA
- a CDS encoding protein-glutamate methylesterase/protein-glutamine glutaminase, which yields MRTPINAHDRQPLRRKIRVLIVDDSALMRRVLTDILAPHPDLEVAGTAADPVAAWEQVRNLNPDVITLDVEMPKMDGLTFLDQLIRERPTPVVMVSTLTEQGSETTLRALELGAVDFVAKPKMDLILGMAAYAEELVEKIRAAAGARVRRVRVMRPQAPLPIPGTFAADKLVIVGASTGGTEAIKEFLLGFPADAPPVLITQHMPPGFTESFAKRLDAQCRISVKEAEHGERVRRGHAYIAPGHSHLKVRRNGIHYVLELTQDPPVNRHRPSVEVLFRSAAQWVGRNAVGVMLTGMGKDGAMAMLEMKRAGAYNFAQDEATCVVFGMPREAIALGAVDEVLPIQRMAARVLGHLAGEGSRAARI from the coding sequence ATGCGCACACCGATCAACGCTCACGACCGACAACCCCTCAGGCGCAAGATCCGGGTCCTGATCGTGGATGATTCGGCGCTCATGCGCCGGGTGCTGACCGATATCCTTGCGCCTCACCCGGACCTGGAGGTGGCAGGCACTGCCGCCGACCCCGTGGCGGCATGGGAACAGGTGCGCAACCTGAATCCGGACGTGATCACGCTGGACGTGGAAATGCCGAAGATGGACGGCCTCACGTTTCTCGACCAACTCATCCGTGAGCGGCCGACGCCGGTGGTCATGGTGTCTACCCTCACTGAACAAGGCTCCGAGACCACGCTCAGGGCGCTGGAGCTGGGGGCAGTGGACTTCGTCGCCAAACCGAAAATGGACCTGATTCTCGGCATGGCTGCTTACGCTGAAGAGTTGGTCGAGAAGATCCGCGCTGCTGCCGGAGCGCGGGTGCGCCGGGTCCGGGTGATGCGCCCTCAAGCACCGTTGCCTATCCCGGGGACCTTTGCCGCTGACAAGCTGGTGATCGTAGGCGCTTCCACCGGCGGCACCGAGGCGATCAAGGAATTCCTCTTGGGTTTTCCTGCTGACGCGCCACCCGTGCTCATCACGCAGCACATGCCGCCAGGCTTCACCGAGTCCTTTGCCAAGCGGCTGGATGCCCAGTGTCGCATTTCGGTAAAGGAAGCCGAGCATGGAGAGCGGGTCCGGCGGGGTCATGCCTACATCGCGCCCGGCCATTCCCATCTTAAGGTACGCCGCAATGGCATCCACTACGTGCTGGAGCTCACCCAGGATCCGCCGGTCAACCGGCATCGGCCGTCGGTCGAGGTGCTGTTCCGCTCTGCAGCCCAGTGGGTGGGGCGCAACGCCGTGGGCGTGATGCTGACCGGTATGGGCAAGGACGGAGCCATGGCCATGCTGGAGATGAAGCGTGCTGGCGCCTACAACTTTGCCCAGGACGAGGCAACCTGCGTGGTGTTCGGCATGCCGCGGGAGGCAATCGCCTTGGGCGCAGTGGACGAAGTGCTGCCGATCCAGCGAATGGCGGCGCGGGTGCTGGGCCATCTTGCGGGCGAGGGCTCCCGCGCCGCGAGGATCTGA
- the flgE gene encoding flagellar hook protein FlgE → MGFQQGLSGLNAASKNLDVIANNVANANTVGFKASIAQFADVYANSLAGAGGGQIGIGTRLATVAQQFTQGNITVTNNPLDVAINGNGFFRLSENGAITYSRNGQFHTDKDGYIVNASGKRLTGYTTVDGVLNTAAPVELRIDTADLPPQATASVAAKVNLDSRSAVISAPFDINDPTTYTSSTAATVYDSLGNPHTLSIYFVKTGANTWSVYGALDGTQIGTGALGNLNFTASGNIDTATTTLPFVVSAPVTTGAVTPLTFELDFTGSTQFGSPFSMNALTQDGYGPGRLTGFNIGDDGTIVARYTNGQSRVMGQVVLVSFANPKGLQPLGDNAWAQTADSGQPLVGSPGSSNLGLLQSAAVEDSNVDLTQELVNMITAQRVYQANAQTIKTQDAVMQTLVNLR, encoded by the coding sequence ATGGGCTTTCAGCAAGGACTGAGCGGTCTCAACGCCGCATCCAAGAACCTCGATGTCATCGCCAACAACGTGGCCAACGCCAACACGGTGGGCTTCAAGGCTTCCATCGCCCAGTTCGCCGACGTCTACGCCAACTCCCTTGCTGGCGCGGGCGGCGGCCAGATCGGCATCGGCACCCGGCTCGCCACCGTGGCGCAGCAATTCACTCAAGGCAACATCACCGTGACCAACAATCCTCTCGATGTCGCCATCAACGGCAACGGATTCTTCCGCTTGAGCGAGAACGGCGCCATCACCTACAGCCGCAACGGCCAGTTCCATACCGACAAAGACGGCTACATCGTCAACGCCTCCGGCAAGCGGTTGACAGGCTACACGACGGTAGACGGCGTGCTGAACACCGCCGCGCCGGTGGAACTTCGCATCGACACCGCCGATCTGCCGCCTCAGGCGACCGCTTCCGTGGCAGCGAAGGTGAACCTGGATTCCCGCAGCGCAGTGATCTCGGCCCCCTTCGACATCAACGATCCGACCACCTATACCAGCTCCACGGCCGCTACGGTCTACGATAGCCTGGGCAACCCCCATACCTTGTCCATCTATTTCGTGAAGACAGGTGCCAACACCTGGAGCGTATACGGCGCTCTGGACGGCACCCAGATCGGCACAGGCGCCCTTGGAAACCTGAACTTCACTGCCAGCGGCAATATCGACACGGCCACCACCACGTTGCCTTTCGTCGTGTCGGCACCCGTGACGACCGGCGCAGTGACGCCGCTCACTTTCGAGCTCGATTTCACCGGCAGCACCCAATTCGGCTCGCCCTTCAGCATGAATGCGCTCACCCAGGACGGCTACGGACCCGGGCGGCTGACCGGATTCAACATCGGGGACGACGGCACCATCGTGGCGCGCTACACCAACGGCCAGTCCAGGGTGATGGGCCAGGTAGTGCTGGTCAGCTTCGCCAATCCCAAGGGGCTGCAGCCGCTGGGCGACAACGCCTGGGCCCAGACCGCGGACTCGGGGCAGCCGCTCGTCGGATCGCCCGGCTCGAGCAATCTGGGACTGCTGCAGTCGGCGGCGGTGGAGGACTCCAACGTGGACCTGACCCAGGAGCTGGTCAATATGATCACTGCCCAACGGGTGTACCAGGCCAACGCCCAGACCATCAAGACCCAGGACGCGGTCATGCAAACGTTGGTGAATCTCAGGTAA
- the flgA gene encoding flagellar basal body P-ring formation chaperone FlgA: MNALHRRRIAGVCFLLAVAGPAAAERLRQDPAAIVDAVHQFATRETRLLPGRVSVQVGGVDERLALPACAALDPFLPPGNRLWGTATVGVRCLDPTPWSIYVPVTVRVEGTVLVAARPLAAGTRLEAADLAPLAADLTQLPAGVITDLRDAVGKTVATGIAAGQPLRVEQLKLPPVVMQGQTVKVVAKGRGFVVSAEGRSLSTAGEGQLAQVRMANGQVVSGIARAGAVVEVAY, encoded by the coding sequence GTGAACGCGCTCCACCGGAGACGGATCGCCGGCGTCTGTTTCTTGCTCGCGGTTGCCGGGCCGGCCGCCGCCGAGCGGCTGCGCCAGGACCCCGCCGCCATCGTCGATGCGGTCCATCAGTTCGCCACTCGCGAGACCCGGCTGCTGCCCGGCCGCGTGAGCGTACAAGTGGGCGGGGTGGACGAGCGCCTGGCGCTGCCCGCCTGCGCGGCCCTGGACCCGTTCCTTCCACCCGGCAATCGGCTGTGGGGCACGGCCACGGTGGGCGTCCGCTGCCTTGATCCCACGCCGTGGAGCATCTACGTGCCCGTCACCGTGCGCGTCGAAGGCACCGTCCTCGTAGCTGCTCGCCCGCTGGCGGCGGGGACCCGGCTGGAGGCAGCCGACCTCGCGCCGCTCGCTGCCGACCTCACCCAGCTGCCCGCGGGCGTCATCACCGACCTGCGGGATGCCGTCGGCAAGACGGTGGCCACCGGCATTGCCGCCGGGCAGCCGCTGCGGGTGGAACAGCTGAAGCTGCCCCCGGTCGTCATGCAGGGACAGACGGTGAAAGTGGTCGCAAAGGGGCGGGGCTTCGTGGTCAGCGCCGAGGGGCGCTCCCTCTCCACCGCCGGGGAAGGACAGCTTGCCCAAGTGCGCATGGCCAACGGCCAGGTGGTCTCGGGGATTGCCCGCGCCGGGGCCGTGGTGGAGGTGGCGTACTGA
- a CDS encoding flagellar motor protein — protein sequence MDLLSLIGLTVAIAAILGGQVLEGGHVSSLLQLAAAVIVFGGTLGAVMLQTPFTVFVQGLRMAVWVVVPPRIDYARLVEQMTEWGQLARKEGLLTLERYLEGLEDPFVRKGLQLLVDGTEPEKLKETLEVDLAAFEERLRAAARIWEAAAGYAPTIGILGAVLGLIHVMENLSDPSKLGSGIAVAFVATVYGVGAANLFFLPVARKLQAHIARHVTAREMLLEGFLGIAVGENPRLTAGRMEGYLA from the coding sequence GTGGACCTGCTGAGCCTGATCGGCCTCACCGTGGCCATTGCCGCCATTCTGGGCGGCCAGGTGTTGGAGGGCGGCCATGTAAGCTCGTTACTGCAGCTCGCCGCCGCGGTCATCGTCTTCGGCGGCACGCTGGGAGCGGTGATGCTGCAGACGCCGTTTACCGTCTTTGTCCAGGGATTGCGCATGGCTGTCTGGGTCGTGGTGCCGCCGCGCATCGATTACGCCAGGCTGGTGGAGCAGATGACCGAGTGGGGACAGCTTGCCCGCAAGGAGGGTTTGCTCACGCTGGAGCGGTACCTGGAGGGGCTCGAGGACCCCTTCGTACGCAAGGGGCTGCAGCTCCTGGTGGACGGCACAGAACCGGAGAAGCTCAAGGAAACGTTGGAAGTGGATCTCGCGGCGTTCGAGGAACGGCTGCGCGCAGCCGCCCGCATCTGGGAGGCGGCCGCCGGCTACGCGCCCACCATCGGCATCCTCGGCGCGGTGCTGGGTCTCATTCACGTGATGGAAAACCTGTCGGACCCGTCCAAGCTGGGCTCCGGCATCGCCGTGGCCTTCGTCGCCACGGTCTACGGGGTGGGTGCCGCGAACCTGTTTTTTCTGCCCGTCGCTCGCAAGCTACAAGCCCATATCGCACGCCACGTGACCGCCCGTGAGATGCTGCTCGAAGGCTTCCTTGGCATCGCCGTCGGCGAGAATCCGCGCCTGACAGCGGGCCGCATGGAAGGATATCTGGCGTGA
- the flgG gene encoding flagellar basal-body rod protein FlgG, translated as MIRSLWIAKTGLDAQQTQMDVIANNLANVSTNGFKRSRAVFEDLLYQTLRQPGAQSSQQTQIPSGLQIGTGVRPVATERIHTQGNLQQTGNALDVAIQGPGFFQVLLPDGTTAYTRDGSFQADANGQLVTASGYPVQPAITIPANAISITIGKDGTVSVVQPGSAIPIQVGSLQLATFVNPAGLQSYGENLYLETAASGTPNVNTPGTNGAGLLNQGYVETSNVNVVEELVSMIQTQRAYEINSKAIQVSDQMLQRLGQL; from the coding sequence ATGATCCGCTCGCTTTGGATCGCGAAGACAGGGCTTGACGCCCAGCAGACCCAGATGGACGTGATCGCCAACAACCTGGCGAACGTCAGCACCAACGGCTTCAAGCGCTCGCGCGCGGTGTTCGAGGACCTGCTGTACCAGACGCTGCGCCAGCCGGGGGCTCAGTCCTCCCAGCAGACCCAGATCCCCTCAGGGCTTCAGATCGGCACGGGTGTGCGGCCGGTGGCCACCGAGCGAATCCACACCCAAGGCAACCTGCAGCAGACCGGCAATGCCCTGGACGTGGCGATCCAGGGACCGGGCTTCTTCCAGGTGCTGCTGCCGGATGGTACCACGGCTTATACCCGGGACGGCTCGTTCCAGGCTGATGCCAACGGGCAACTGGTGACTGCCAGCGGCTATCCGGTGCAGCCAGCCATCACCATTCCCGCCAACGCCATCAGCATCACCATCGGCAAGGATGGCACCGTGTCGGTGGTGCAGCCCGGCTCGGCGATCCCCATCCAGGTGGGCTCGCTGCAGCTTGCCACCTTCGTGAACCCGGCGGGACTGCAGAGCTACGGGGAGAACCTGTACCTGGAGACCGCCGCCTCCGGCACGCCCAACGTGAACACGCCGGGCACCAACGGGGCCGGGTTGCTCAACCAGGGCTACGTGGAGACTTCCAATGTAAACGTGGTGGAGGAGCTGGTGAGCATGATCCAGACCCAGCGCGCTTACGAGATCAACTCCAAGGCGATCCAGGTCTCTGACCAGATGCTGCAGCGGCTCGGACAGTTGTGA
- the flgB gene encoding flagellar basal body rod protein FlgB, protein MVNKLDALLSVHEQALALRLKRQELIASNIANADTPHYKARDLDFAQALARATGQTAEMIRTSARHLTASSGADGTPKVLYRVPLQPSLDGNTVEMDVERAHFADNAVRAEASIRFISSKIKAMLAVITG, encoded by the coding sequence ATGGTGAACAAGCTGGATGCGCTGCTCTCGGTGCACGAACAGGCGCTCGCCCTGCGGCTCAAGCGCCAGGAGCTTATCGCTTCCAATATCGCCAACGCTGACACGCCTCACTACAAGGCCCGGGACCTGGATTTTGCCCAGGCGCTAGCGAGAGCCACCGGCCAAACGGCAGAGATGATCCGCACCTCGGCGCGTCATCTGACAGCGTCGAGCGGGGCCGACGGCACACCCAAAGTACTTTACCGAGTGCCGCTGCAACCGAGTCTGGACGGCAACACGGTAGAGATGGACGTGGAGCGTGCCCATTTTGCCGACAACGCCGTTCGGGCCGAGGCCAGCATCCGGTTCATCTCATCGAAGATCAAAGCAATGCTCGCCGTCATCACCGGCTGA